From the genome of Methanomassiliicoccus sp.:
ACCATTCCTTGGTCTCCAAGCTGGCGTTCTTGAAGAAACGGAAGCGCATGTATTCCGAGAACGAGGGGCGCATGACCTTCTTTTCGAGCACTCTGTAGAACCTCGCGGCCTCTCGCTGGAGGCGAGCGCTCCTCTTGGCTAGGGCCCGGGGACTTATGGGCCACGGGAGCTGCAGATATGCTAGCTCGCTAACGACCTCAGGGCCGCCTAAGGCGATGCGCAGGGCATCCAGGGTCTTTTTAAGACCCGCCCCTCCGTTCGCCACTATCATCACCTTCTTGCCATAGAACCGGGGGCGGTGGTTGGTGTATGCCATGCGATCCATGAAGTTCTTCATCAGGGCGCTGACGTTCTGCACATAGCCCGGGGATACAAGGATGATGCCGTCTGCACCATCGATCTTCTCTTCGATCATCGTCCTGTTATCCTTGATGGGGCACAATCCTTCCCCTGCCCTGATGCAGGTGAAGCATCCCCGACAGGACTTGAGGTCGGCGTCCACAAGGTGAAGGCGCTCCACCTGCACCGGCCCCATCCGATTTAACGCCAGCTCGATCTCCTCTACGACCTTCGTGCCAGTTCCGTTCCTTCGAGGACTTCCCATGATGGCAAGGACCTTCATCCGCAAGCCTCTGTATCAGGACCATTACGAAGCAGCGCTAAAAAATGATATCCATTGGTGCCGGGTACCTTCACATTCATCCAAGAACATCACATCCTTGATGCTTCAGGGTCATATTCTAGACCGAGCACGGGATCCAGCATCCCTAGAGATCGATCTCGGTCTCGGCCTCGCC
Proteins encoded in this window:
- a CDS encoding flavodoxin family protein; this encodes MKVLAIMGSPRRNGTGTKVVEEIELALNRMGPVQVERLHLVDADLKSCRGCFTCIRAGEGLCPIKDNRTMIEEKIDGADGIILVSPGYVQNVSALMKNFMDRMAYTNHRPRFYGKKVMIVANGGAGLKKTLDALRIALGGPEVVSELAYLQLPWPISPRALAKRSARLQREAARFYRVLEKKVMRPSFSEYMRFRFFKNASLETKEWLPADYEFYKDKGDFYYDVKVGARLKVTSALLMSITKPLMREMAPWPGEMPSEEDKGLGR